In Parasegetibacter sp. NRK P23, a single genomic region encodes these proteins:
- a CDS encoding sensor histidine kinase yields MRLLILCTLLCLPFCALTQDEKLLLDRYESAVTDSQKVVSAYDLLLFYFSRQPEKAKPYAFKAEEYGLKSGNAFLEAKGHESMLIYYRRLQDYPNMAKRYPLWREAALRSGNKIVIYDAFLSSANFSIDMEMYQAVLPYLNKAAEMAEETGHPLLKARVLYTRAGYVSALGEHGKAVGLYDEAIAALAYAKDFERLADAKSFKAESLLRLWKIKEVPGLLEEALNYYAIVGKRSKMAYCKGLLGQAHAFSGNMKQAVSNYKEAVQLYEAIPMKLQAAQCYVDLAAFALAQQNAVEGDQYLSTLEKLLPSLGQPALNTFAAMLRGVYYTVLKKFDRADSLFQAVSRDATKWKLAPIKAENDLYYATLMLKQGKKRTGDSLFLSYAEGVAATQDRGEIEGSLTLLKQKNPQFPERYWTLLRKLYSKGGVEQIKKELLVNGRDTLPPLIDSLAAQNRFSLNTVERDSLNSIVFNRQLQELETKYSIRQVNDSLRQVKLEVQNEQLKNSRRTWQLIFAISGLLLLGALLWNRIANARKLKLKNNELDQQNNELTLRNETISALRMELKHRIENTIQAITSYVEIKMLTRNDHVSIRPVYSMVKAMGTLHKTLYGEMTLDQLNVKPFLEELYRQVESIFAPEIPVTLHVNADMALDKERARALAVIVSELWTNSFKYAFAGRNSGKIEVSIVQADAHNYKLTVTDDGVGFEQRESDEGLGLMLIMGQVKSGLGGTCTINGKNGTVFEAVFPVQFNKSDNVKKT; encoded by the coding sequence ATGCGATTACTTATCCTTTGCACCCTCTTGTGCCTGCCTTTCTGCGCATTGACGCAGGATGAAAAATTACTGCTCGATCGGTATGAATCAGCCGTTACGGATTCTCAGAAAGTAGTATCCGCTTACGACCTGCTGTTGTTTTATTTTTCACGGCAACCTGAGAAGGCCAAACCATACGCGTTTAAAGCGGAGGAATACGGATTAAAATCAGGGAACGCTTTCCTCGAAGCGAAAGGGCATGAGTCCATGTTGATTTATTACCGCAGGCTTCAGGATTATCCCAATATGGCCAAACGCTATCCGCTATGGCGGGAAGCCGCGTTGCGGTCGGGAAACAAAATCGTTATTTACGATGCTTTCCTCTCTTCCGCGAACTTTTCCATTGACATGGAAATGTACCAGGCTGTGCTGCCATACCTCAATAAAGCCGCGGAGATGGCGGAAGAAACAGGGCATCCGCTGTTGAAAGCGCGCGTGTTGTATACAAGGGCAGGATACGTTTCTGCTCTGGGGGAACACGGAAAGGCGGTTGGGCTTTATGATGAAGCCATTGCCGCATTAGCGTATGCAAAGGATTTTGAAAGGCTGGCCGATGCGAAATCTTTTAAAGCAGAATCCCTGCTAAGGTTATGGAAAATAAAAGAGGTTCCCGGGCTGCTTGAAGAAGCGCTCAATTATTACGCCATTGTGGGTAAGCGTAGTAAGATGGCCTATTGTAAAGGATTGCTTGGGCAGGCCCATGCTTTTTCCGGAAATATGAAGCAGGCGGTAAGCAATTACAAGGAGGCGGTGCAACTTTATGAAGCGATTCCTATGAAACTTCAGGCCGCTCAGTGTTATGTAGACCTGGCTGCATTCGCGCTTGCGCAACAAAACGCCGTGGAAGGAGATCAATATCTTTCAACCCTTGAAAAACTATTGCCAAGCTTAGGGCAACCTGCACTAAATACTTTTGCGGCGATGCTGCGTGGTGTTTATTATACCGTTCTGAAGAAATTCGACCGGGCGGACTCCCTCTTCCAGGCCGTTTCAAGGGATGCCACAAAGTGGAAGCTGGCGCCTATTAAAGCGGAAAATGACCTTTACTATGCTACGCTTATGCTGAAACAGGGCAAAAAGAGAACAGGAGATTCTTTATTCCTTTCCTATGCGGAAGGGGTTGCCGCAACACAGGACCGTGGCGAGATTGAGGGTTCTCTTACTTTATTGAAGCAAAAAAATCCACAGTTTCCAGAACGGTACTGGACCTTGCTTAGAAAGCTGTACAGTAAAGGTGGGGTGGAACAAATTAAAAAGGAACTGCTTGTAAATGGCCGTGATACGCTCCCGCCATTGATTGATTCCCTTGCGGCCCAAAACCGGTTTTCCCTGAATACCGTGGAACGGGATTCCTTAAACAGCATTGTATTCAACCGCCAGCTTCAGGAGCTGGAAACAAAGTACAGCATAAGGCAGGTGAACGACAGCCTGAGACAGGTTAAACTTGAAGTACAGAACGAACAATTGAAAAACAGCAGGAGAACCTGGCAGCTCATCTTTGCCATTTCAGGCCTCCTTTTGCTCGGCGCGTTACTGTGGAACAGAATAGCGAATGCCAGGAAGTTGAAGCTGAAAAACAATGAACTGGACCAGCAGAACAATGAACTGACCTTGCGCAACGAAACAATCAGCGCGCTTCGTATGGAGTTAAAGCACCGGATTGAAAATACCATTCAGGCCATCACTTCCTACGTCGAAATAAAAATGCTCACAAGAAACGATCATGTTTCCATCAGGCCCGTTTACTCCATGGTGAAGGCAATGGGAACGCTGCATAAAACATTATACGGGGAAATGACACTGGACCAACTGAACGTAAAACCTTTTCTGGAAGAGTTGTACCGGCAGGTGGAAAGCATATTCGCCCCTGAAATTCCGGTTACCCTGCATGTGAACGCGGATATGGCGCTGGATAAAGAACGTGCCCGGGCGCTTGCCGTCATCGTTTCCGAATTATGGACCAATAGTTTTAAATACGCGTTCGCCGGCAGGAACTCGGGAAAAATAGAAGTGAGCATTGTGCAGGCAGATGCGCACAATTACAAACTTACGGTAACGGATGACGGTGTCGGGTTTGAACAGAGGGAGTCGGATGAGGGCCTCGGACTTATGTTGATAATGGGGCAGGTTAAATCAGGGCTTGGCGGCACCTGTACCATAAACGGAAAGAATGGAACCGTATTTGAAGCGGTATTTCCAGTACAGTTCAATAAATCAGATAATGTGAAGAAAACATGA
- a CDS encoding aspartyl protease family protein, with amino-acid sequence MKKLAFLLVLLALWVEGKAQEEFVPPPARKIARVPFRLLSGGIVILKATINNHPDSLHFILDTGSGGISLDSATHHKLNLPLTPSERTIRGLGGIKKVSFANNNKLHLPGLSVDSLNFHINDYDLLTSVYGIKIDGIIGYSVLSRYVVNINYDSSWMDFHTPGIFRYPKGGFMYRPLITSLPIMQVRVKDEHSILARYYFDTGAGLCMLFSKEFTDDSMFISRKRPRVLTQGEGLGGKINMELTAVKEVKLGPYKFKNVPAYVFDDEYNVTSYPFLGGLLGNDLLRRFNVILNYPRREFYLTPNTHFREAFDYSYTGLGIYYIDEKIEVVDVLPGSPGEKAGFRPGDYILGVGNVINKDILTYKTMLQQTNSRIRVIVMRDGNVLELYIKPRNILRRR; translated from the coding sequence ATGAAAAAGCTTGCCTTTTTACTGGTGCTGCTGGCGTTGTGGGTGGAAGGAAAGGCGCAGGAAGAGTTTGTTCCCCCACCTGCCCGCAAGATCGCCCGCGTGCCGTTCAGGTTACTGAGCGGCGGTATTGTTATTCTGAAAGCCACCATCAACAACCACCCCGACAGCCTGCATTTTATCCTGGATACCGGCAGTGGCGGCATATCCCTCGACTCTGCCACGCACCATAAACTTAATCTCCCGCTTACCCCTTCAGAAAGAACCATACGCGGCCTGGGTGGCATCAAAAAAGTAAGTTTTGCGAACAACAACAAGCTTCATCTTCCCGGACTAAGCGTGGACAGTCTGAATTTCCACATCAACGACTATGACCTGCTCACCAGTGTTTACGGCATCAAGATCGATGGCATCATCGGTTACAGCGTACTCAGCAGGTATGTGGTAAACATCAACTACGACAGTTCCTGGATGGATTTCCATACCCCCGGCATTTTCCGGTATCCCAAAGGCGGCTTCATGTACCGCCCGCTCATCACCAGTTTACCTATCATGCAGGTACGGGTGAAAGATGAACACAGCATTCTAGCCAGGTATTACTTCGATACCGGGGCGGGATTGTGCATGCTTTTCTCCAAAGAATTCACCGACGACAGTATGTTTATTTCACGCAAAAGGCCACGTGTTTTAACCCAGGGAGAGGGACTCGGCGGAAAAATCAATATGGAACTGACCGCTGTAAAAGAAGTAAAACTGGGACCGTACAAGTTTAAAAACGTACCGGCTTACGTTTTTGATGACGAATACAATGTCACCTCCTACCCTTTCCTGGGCGGACTGCTGGGGAACGACCTGCTGCGCCGGTTTAACGTGATCCTGAATTATCCCCGTAGAGAATTCTACCTCACACCCAATACGCATTTCAGAGAAGCCTTCGACTACTCTTACACCGGACTTGGAATTTATTACATCGATGAGAAAATTGAAGTGGTAGACGTATTACCGGGATCGCCGGGCGAGAAGGCTGGCTTCAGGCCCGGCGACTATATTTTAGGGGTCGGAAATGTGATCAACAAAGATATTCTCACCTATAAAACCATGCTGCAACAAACCAATTCACGCATAAGGGTGATCGTGATGCGGGACGGCAATGTGCTGGAACTGTACATCAAACCCAGGAATATTCTCAGAAGGCGTTAA
- a CDS encoding response regulator gives MSHKKKVLIVEDDYFIYLGLRLQLENAGFHVLGTKHEAVDTFEKAVALIEKDPPHFAILDIVINGDKDGLDVAEYIFQGYNTFMYVLTSTKQEEDRDRAARLSVLGWKPKTENDLGPEVHRIPKPLDADDLCERLLFDQKKMPEPFPLVKTGALFLSRYRRLIRKEESLDTMLQLDFHLMLPWNKIYALRSSNTKELSRSNKPKVMIHMEDGNAYEITRSLGDLLSLAPAYQVRFNKSTVFNMYYFLFRDAEKELLFHRDETMKGSEEVSENYQEEARKRLRLVFHGF, from the coding sequence ATGAGCCATAAAAAGAAAGTCCTGATTGTTGAAGATGATTATTTTATTTACCTCGGTCTTCGTTTACAACTTGAAAACGCAGGGTTTCATGTGCTGGGTACCAAACACGAAGCCGTGGATACCTTTGAAAAAGCGGTGGCGCTCATTGAAAAGGACCCGCCACATTTCGCCATATTAGATATCGTTATTAATGGGGACAAAGACGGACTTGATGTGGCCGAGTACATTTTTCAGGGCTACAATACGTTTATGTACGTGCTTACCAGCACAAAACAGGAAGAAGACCGCGACCGCGCCGCAAGACTCTCGGTATTGGGCTGGAAGCCGAAAACAGAAAATGATCTTGGTCCGGAAGTTCATCGTATTCCCAAACCCTTGGATGCCGACGATCTTTGTGAAAGGTTATTGTTCGACCAAAAAAAAATGCCTGAACCTTTTCCATTGGTAAAAACCGGAGCGCTCTTTCTATCCCGCTATCGAAGGCTTATCAGAAAAGAAGAGTCGCTGGATACCATGTTGCAGCTTGATTTTCACCTGATGCTTCCATGGAACAAAATTTATGCGCTCCGCAGTTCCAATACTAAGGAATTGTCGCGCAGCAACAAGCCCAAAGTGATGATACATATGGAAGACGGCAACGCGTATGAAATTACCAGGTCACTCGGTGATTTGTTAAGCCTTGCTCCTGCCTACCAGGTAAGGTTTAACAAATCAACGGTGTTCAATATGTACTATTTCCTGTTCCGCGACGCGGAGAAAGAACTGCTGTTCCACCGCGATGAAACCATGAAAGGGTCGGAGGAAGTAAGCGAGAACTATCAGGAGGAAGCCCGGAAAAGGCTCAGGCTTGTTTTCCACGGCTTCTGA
- a CDS encoding regulatory protein RecX, which translates to MWDEDGQKDKKKEKLTKEQAFQKLKHFCAYQERCHSEVKEKLYGYGLRTNEVDELISTLITENYLNEERFAIQFAGGRYRLKKWGRNKIKYELKSRQVSEYCIRKALKEIPEEEYYDTLLKLAHKKWEELKREKNRFTKLRKAKDFLLQKGYEQALVQDALKQVAES; encoded by the coding sequence ATGTGGGACGAAGACGGGCAAAAAGATAAAAAAAAGGAAAAGCTCACCAAAGAACAGGCTTTTCAGAAACTGAAACACTTTTGCGCTTACCAGGAGCGGTGCCACTCCGAGGTAAAGGAAAAGTTGTACGGCTATGGATTGAGAACCAACGAAGTGGATGAGTTGATCTCCACCCTGATCACAGAGAATTACCTGAATGAAGAAAGGTTCGCCATTCAGTTTGCAGGAGGAAGGTACAGGCTGAAGAAATGGGGGAGGAATAAGATTAAATATGAACTGAAAAGCAGGCAGGTGAGTGAATATTGTATCAGGAAGGCACTGAAAGAGATTCCGGAAGAAGAATATTATGATACATTGCTAAAACTGGCCCATAAAAAATGGGAAGAACTGAAACGGGAGAAGAACAGGTTCACGAAGTTGAGGAAAGCTAAGGATTTCCTGTTACAGAAAGGGTATGAACAAGCGCTGGTACAGGATGCCCTAAAGCAGGTTGCTGAAAGTTAA
- a CDS encoding S41 family peptidase translates to MRYLLLMAACTLLSVATSAQMEASWLRYPAISPDGSTIVFTYKGDLYTVPVGGGRAYPLTQHEAQDFMPVWSRDGKTIAFASDRYGNFDVFSIPATGGTPTRLTWHSGQEYPYSFSPDDKYIYFGGSRQEDLASNRQFPAAYQPELYRVAAKGGRVELFLTTPAEDISWSRDGKKMLYHDKKGQENQWRKHHTSSVARDLWLYEPASDKHTKLTTFAGEDRTPHFTAGEKEIVYLSEENGSFNVFSMGPGSGSGKALTSFKDHPVRFLTVADNGTLSYGYNGHLYIQRPGEEPRKLSVLITADDKSNPEKLMPVNGGAGDLSVSPNGKEVAFIVRGEVFVSSVDGGTTKRITNTTEPERSVSFSPDGKKLVYASERNGSWKIYETKIVREEEAYFSHATLLKEEAIIANNKENYQPEYSPDGKEIAFIEERNHLKVYNIASKQVRTLLNSDQLFSMRDNDQYFTWSPDSKWILFEYSEKTVWSGEIGLIAADGKGGINNLSRSGYNDGYAHWAMGGKMVFWTSNRDGLRSFANSGGSQSDVYGLFLDADAWERFRFTKEEAALAKEQDEKAAKDSTKKKEKKDTLLKFDLDGIPYRKARLTLHSSSLADAALSKDGETLYYLARFEKGYNLWSTNLRTKETKMIAPLNAGSGSLTWDKEQKTLFILAEGRISKLDPATGKQEPVSISGEMTVDLAQERKVMFDHVWRRTKTTFYTAGYHGADWEKLGKAYEAYLPHIGNAFEFSEMLSELLGELNVSHSGSSYYSANPLGDATASLGVFYDPAYKGEGVKVQEVIKEGPLDKPMLNITPGTIILNIDGAPISADTDFARYLNRKAGKYILLTVTDGKTRRELRVKPISLGEENSLLYKRWVRRNQDEVDRLSNGQLGYVHVPGMNDGAYRTTYDDAMGKYATRKGLVVDTRNNGGGDLVADLAMFLSGKRFLEYTTDNRVVTYEPTFRWTKPSIALANESNYSDGHCFAFSYRDLQLGKLVGMPVPGTCTFAGWETLQDNSVRWGAPPLGVKSMSGKYLENLQTEPDIKLMNEYQQVGKGKDQQLERAVAELMKELH, encoded by the coding sequence ATGAGATACTTACTGCTGATGGCGGCTTGTACGCTGCTTTCCGTGGCCACTTCCGCGCAAATGGAAGCTTCATGGCTGCGTTATCCCGCAATCTCCCCAGACGGTTCAACCATTGTTTTTACGTATAAGGGTGACCTTTACACCGTGCCTGTTGGCGGCGGAAGGGCTTACCCGCTGACCCAGCACGAGGCGCAGGATTTTATGCCTGTATGGAGTCGCGATGGCAAAACGATCGCTTTTGCATCGGACCGGTACGGCAATTTCGATGTGTTCAGCATTCCGGCTACGGGCGGAACGCCCACCCGACTGACCTGGCATTCCGGGCAGGAATATCCATATTCGTTCAGTCCTGATGACAAGTATATTTATTTCGGCGGATCGCGGCAGGAAGACCTGGCTTCCAACCGCCAGTTCCCTGCGGCCTATCAGCCGGAACTATACAGGGTTGCGGCAAAAGGAGGAAGGGTGGAACTTTTTCTGACTACCCCTGCAGAAGACATCAGTTGGAGCCGCGATGGAAAGAAAATGCTTTACCACGATAAAAAAGGGCAGGAAAACCAGTGGAGAAAACACCATACTTCTTCCGTGGCAAGGGATCTCTGGTTGTACGAGCCCGCATCGGATAAGCATACGAAGCTTACAACATTTGCCGGAGAAGACAGAACGCCTCATTTTACCGCTGGCGAAAAGGAAATCGTTTACCTCAGTGAAGAGAACGGCTCTTTCAACGTGTTCAGCATGGGGCCCGGGAGCGGGTCGGGTAAAGCGCTCACGTCTTTTAAGGACCACCCGGTCCGTTTTTTAACCGTGGCCGATAATGGTACTTTATCTTATGGTTATAACGGTCATTTATACATTCAGCGACCCGGTGAAGAACCCCGTAAATTGTCCGTGTTAATCACTGCTGATGATAAATCTAATCCGGAAAAACTAATGCCCGTAAACGGCGGTGCCGGCGATCTCTCGGTTTCTCCCAATGGGAAGGAGGTGGCTTTTATCGTACGGGGAGAAGTGTTTGTGAGTTCGGTGGATGGCGGAACAACAAAAAGGATTACGAATACAACGGAACCTGAACGATCCGTAAGTTTTTCCCCTGATGGCAAAAAACTGGTTTACGCCAGTGAAAGAAATGGCTCCTGGAAGATTTATGAAACGAAGATAGTACGGGAAGAAGAAGCTTACTTTTCTCACGCCACCCTTTTGAAGGAAGAAGCCATCATCGCCAACAACAAAGAAAATTACCAGCCGGAATATTCTCCGGATGGCAAGGAGATCGCTTTTATCGAAGAACGAAACCATCTTAAGGTGTACAACATCGCATCCAAACAGGTACGCACCTTGCTCAATTCAGATCAGTTGTTTTCCATGCGCGACAATGATCAGTATTTTACCTGGAGCCCGGACAGTAAATGGATCCTTTTTGAATACAGTGAAAAAACGGTGTGGAGCGGGGAAATCGGACTGATCGCCGCGGACGGAAAGGGCGGTATCAATAACCTGTCCCGCAGCGGGTACAACGATGGATACGCACATTGGGCCATGGGTGGCAAGATGGTTTTCTGGACCAGCAACAGGGACGGCCTGCGCAGTTTCGCCAACAGCGGGGGCTCTCAATCGGATGTGTACGGACTTTTCCTGGACGCCGATGCCTGGGAGCGTTTCCGTTTTACTAAAGAAGAAGCCGCGCTGGCAAAGGAACAGGATGAAAAGGCGGCCAAGGATTCTACCAAAAAGAAAGAGAAAAAAGATACCCTGCTCAAATTCGACCTGGATGGCATTCCTTACCGGAAAGCACGACTCACTCTGCATTCTTCCAGTCTGGCAGATGCTGCGCTGAGTAAAGATGGCGAGACTTTATACTACCTTGCGCGTTTTGAAAAAGGCTACAACCTCTGGAGTACCAACCTTCGCACCAAAGAAACGAAAATGATCGCCCCGCTGAACGCCGGTTCAGGGTCGCTCACCTGGGACAAGGAGCAGAAAACCCTTTTCATCCTCGCCGAAGGCAGGATCAGTAAACTCGATCCGGCAACGGGTAAACAGGAGCCGGTTTCCATCAGCGGTGAAATGACCGTGGACCTGGCGCAGGAACGCAAGGTAATGTTCGACCATGTGTGGCGCAGGACCAAAACAACATTTTATACCGCCGGGTATCATGGCGCCGACTGGGAAAAACTTGGAAAAGCTTATGAAGCGTATCTTCCGCATATTGGAAATGCCTTTGAGTTCTCAGAAATGCTCAGTGAGTTACTGGGTGAGCTGAACGTTTCGCATAGTGGTTCCAGTTATTATTCGGCTAACCCGCTGGGTGATGCCACCGCTTCATTGGGCGTATTTTACGATCCAGCTTATAAAGGAGAGGGCGTTAAGGTGCAGGAGGTAATTAAAGAAGGACCGCTGGATAAGCCTATGCTGAATATTACGCCCGGCACCATCATTTTAAATATTGATGGCGCACCCATCTCTGCGGATACAGATTTCGCCCGTTACCTGAACAGAAAAGCAGGCAAGTATATTTTACTCACGGTTACCGATGGAAAAACACGGAGAGAATTACGTGTAAAACCCATATCACTTGGAGAGGAAAATTCTTTGCTCTACAAAAGATGGGTGCGCAGGAACCAGGATGAAGTGGACAGGTTAAGCAACGGACAACTGGGTTATGTACATGTTCCCGGCATGAACGATGGCGCTTACCGCACCACCTATGATGACGCGATGGGCAAATACGCGACACGCAAAGGACTGGTGGTGGATACCCGCAACAACGGCGGCGGCGATCTTGTTGCCGACCTGGCCATGTTCCTCAGTGGAAAAAGATTCCTGGAATACACCACCGATAACCGTGTGGTTACCTACGAACCTACGTTCCGCTGGACAAAGCCCTCCATAGCGCTGGCCAACGAATCCAATTACAGCGATGGACACTGTTTCGCATTCAGCTACCGTGATCTTCAACTGGGTAAACTGGTGGGGATGCCCGTTCCGGGAACCTGTACTTTCGCAGGATGGGAAACATTGCAGGACAATAGTGTTCGCTGGGGCGCGCCACCATTGGGTGTAAAAAGCATGAGCGGAAAATACCTGGAGAACCTGCAAACCGAGCCCGACATTAAACTGATGAACGAGTACCAGCAGGTTGGAAAAGGGAAGGACCAGCAACTGGAAAGGGCCGTGGCCGAATTGATGAAAGAACTCCATTAA
- a CDS encoding nitrilase family protein, with protein MRPLTITLMQQDLAWEEPETNRNRFQALIEAIATPTHLVVLPEMFTTGFSMQPEKLAESMDGPTFHWMKTIAAQKRIILTGSLMIRERERYYNRMIWMLPNGQFGYYDKRHLFGYAGEDEHYARGQKRLIASVNGWKVNLQVCYDLRFPVWARNRMMEDEEGRATPEYDLMLYVANWPERRSSAWKTLLQARAIENQCFVAGVNRIGNDGNNIYHSGDSMLIDPMGEVMHHVADKPDVSTFTLMPETLTAVRNKLPFLKDQDHFSLEL; from the coding sequence ATGAGACCACTCACCATAACATTAATGCAGCAGGACCTGGCCTGGGAAGAGCCGGAAACGAACAGGAACAGGTTCCAGGCATTGATCGAAGCGATAGCAACACCCACTCACCTTGTGGTGCTGCCAGAAATGTTCACCACCGGTTTCAGTATGCAGCCGGAAAAACTGGCGGAGTCCATGGATGGCCCAACCTTTCATTGGATGAAAACCATCGCCGCTCAAAAAAGGATCATCCTCACAGGAAGCCTGATGATCAGGGAAAGGGAGCGGTACTACAACAGGATGATCTGGATGTTGCCGAACGGACAGTTCGGGTATTACGACAAACGCCATCTTTTCGGCTATGCCGGTGAGGATGAACATTATGCCCGCGGCCAGAAAAGGCTGATTGCGTCTGTGAACGGGTGGAAAGTAAACCTCCAGGTTTGTTATGACCTGCGATTTCCTGTCTGGGCCAGAAACAGGATGATGGAAGATGAAGAGGGGCGGGCCACCCCCGAATATGACCTGATGCTATATGTGGCCAACTGGCCGGAAAGAAGAAGTTCCGCATGGAAAACACTGTTGCAGGCGAGGGCCATAGAAAACCAGTGCTTCGTCGCGGGCGTGAACAGGATAGGAAACGATGGGAATAATATTTACCATAGCGGAGACTCTATGCTTATTGATCCTATGGGAGAGGTAATGCACCATGTGGCAGATAAACCGGATGTTTCCACTTTCACGCTTATGCCCGAAACGCTGACAGCGGTAAGAAACAAGTTGCCGTTCCTGAAAGACCAGGATCATTTTTCACTGGAACTGTAA
- the mqnC gene encoding cyclic dehypoxanthinyl futalosine synthase, with translation MRKQKLKLMNLADLYQKALNFEFLSVDEGVFLFEQAPLTELMLVADELRKKQVPHGKVTWIIDRNLNTTNVCVANCKFCNFYRIPGHAEAYITDIETYKQKIDETIRYGGEQLLLQGGHHPELGLAFYTDLFRQLKQLYPNVKLHALGPPEVAHICKLEKMSHREVLLALKESGLDSLPGPGAEILTDRVRRLISKGKCGSQEWLDIMHEAHKLDITTSATMMFGHVETVRERFEHLEKIREVQSRKPEHAKGFIAFIPWTFQDVDTLLARIRGVHNLSTPEEYIRMIAMSRIMLPNVKNIQASWLTVGKQTAQICLQAGANDFGSIMIEENVVSAAGAPHRFTSRSIQEAIREAGFEPQLRNQQYEFRAIPETMEEQVINY, from the coding sequence GTGCGGAAACAGAAATTGAAACTGATGAACCTGGCCGATCTATACCAAAAAGCACTGAACTTTGAATTTCTTTCCGTGGATGAAGGTGTGTTCCTGTTTGAGCAGGCGCCTTTAACTGAACTGATGCTGGTGGCGGATGAACTGCGAAAGAAGCAGGTACCGCATGGGAAAGTGACCTGGATCATTGACCGGAACCTGAACACCACGAATGTGTGCGTGGCCAATTGTAAATTCTGTAATTTCTACCGGATACCCGGTCATGCCGAGGCCTACATCACCGATATTGAAACCTACAAACAAAAGATTGATGAGACCATCCGCTATGGCGGCGAACAGCTTTTGTTGCAGGGGGGGCACCATCCGGAACTTGGACTGGCGTTCTACACCGATCTTTTCCGGCAGCTCAAGCAACTTTATCCTAACGTAAAGCTGCATGCGCTTGGTCCGCCCGAAGTGGCCCATATCTGTAAACTGGAAAAAATGAGCCACCGCGAGGTACTCCTCGCCCTAAAAGAATCGGGGCTGGATAGCCTGCCGGGTCCTGGCGCTGAAATACTCACCGACCGCGTTCGCCGCCTGATCTCCAAAGGAAAATGCGGTTCCCAGGAATGGCTCGATATCATGCACGAGGCCCATAAACTGGACATCACCACTTCCGCCACCATGATGTTCGGTCATGTGGAAACGGTACGCGAAAGGTTCGAGCACCTGGAGAAAATCCGGGAAGTGCAATCAAGGAAGCCGGAACACGCGAAGGGTTTTATCGCCTTCATTCCCTGGACCTTCCAGGACGTGGACACCTTGCTGGCCCGCATCCGTGGCGTGCACAACCTTTCCACGCCGGAGGAATACATCCGCATGATCGCCATGAGCCGCATCATGCTGCCCAATGTGAAGAACATCCAGGCCTCCTGGCTCACCGTTGGAAAACAGACCGCACAAATCTGCCTGCAGGCGGGCGCTAACGATTTCGGCAGCATCATGATCGAAGAAAATGTGGTGTCCGCCGCCGGAGCGCCGCACAGGTTCACCAGCCGCAGTATCCAGGAAGCCATCCGGGAAGCGGGATTTGAGCCACAGTTGCGGAACCAGCAATATGAGTTCAGGGCCATCCCGGAAACAATGGAAGAGCAGGTGATCAATTATTAA